ataacacactgaaattaatattacatcaatagctcaaacacaatgaacaactctaaaaatcaaagctaaaactcttagctggattctatacttaggaccaggttcttcaatgtgtttcttcagtgattgagtagcacttcgtgaagtcaatctgtcgattgtgcttttctgctttCTAAGTGCTTGAAATGTTCTGATtaatgcatcttctatttaagcatagCTCTttaaagagtcattctttatttcaaactcctcctttaattataactctcattgcatagagttctacttcaagtgagactttttcgtcaattccaactcttgtttccttagtgttgtagtaaaactccaactcttttaaatcaacacatgtttatttatcagaatctttctcctcctacacataggactctttaagatatactcagaagtgaaacttTCTTCACATAGGACTCATTTTTCCACTCAAAttgttttcccttatcattaagtgtttgaatcaaattcaacttgttatattccccacatgatcagtagcttgagtatatcagaattaggcttgtttattcgttcttgtctttaagcaatcttgtctgcatctatcagtgaaactgAAAATCTGTTTTCCTATGCGTGGACCAactcaagtaacatgtttcatttatGTGTCagtttttcaatcatcaaaattaCATAGTACCCAACATAAagtgtattttgtattttgattattcGTGTCATGTATATCCTTCTTTATATAATAGGGTTATTATGtttaagaaaatgataaaaattgacaatgaatggaaagaaaattaaacattaaaaaaacAAAAGCATTTTTCAAATGATGTTTTCCACCACATCCATATGAAAGAGACACTATGTATGTTTTGTCTTGTTTTGCCAAAAAAGATACAAGTCTTATGATGTGGCTGGTAAAAGAGCTTGTTGCTCTTGCCttgcctatatatatatatatatatatttctagcctaacatacacatatatactgcAAGCTAAATATTCGATGGACAATAATTATATATGGCAGGCATAGCGTGAATAAAAGATATCGCATCAACAAAAAGATGAGAAtataatggagatatgaaaacattgagatattgtttccCATTTGGGACGAGCAAGAGCCAAATAGAAAAGACACATGCATATCAAATTCCTTTTTACCTACTTCGACCTGCATCATAATATGCCCCGATTATATTACTTACTCCCAcgatcaaatttttaaaaattgacccTTAAAATTTGACAAGTGTAGCATAAGTTGGACCAATTAATTAATAGGTTGAATCAATAAATTGATACCCTACAGTTGATTGTGTAaagaaatttttatattattaatataatttcatCGTTACgtaatgaaatgaaaaaaatttccaTTCTAAAGTAGCCTACTTTTCTTGTATATGTGATAGGTAGTAGATAACGACGAAAAACGATATAATCTATTCAAACAttatattcatcaaaataaaactagATACAATACAACATAATACAATAACAACCATCCAAGCTGAGTGTGACAGTGACTGTCAGAGGTTTATTACAATGCCAACAAAAATAACGTTGTGTATCATAGTTTGGCCCCATTTTTGGTTTAAAAAAGCTTTTAAATACATTTTTCTTAAATCAAACCGACGTATTTCTATAAAACAATACCTTGAGGTGGTCTTTCATGCATATGTTATCCAAAATTAATGTATCATAAACAAATGcaagaaaacattttttttttcataaattattgtcaaaaataatttgctcaaaaattaaattaaagtcaCATCCAATCGGCAATGGTAAGGTAGCCCAAAAAGGGATTGGGCCGAAATATTGATTGGTGGAGAACAGCACTGTGGGCTATCTATGATGGAAAGGTTTGGGGCCACCAGGcccaaaattaggaaaattacatgaaaaggcCGAGGTGAATGGATgtgatcaatcctgaactcttgTTCTGAGACCTAAGAAAGCCGAAAGCCAACCTACAAGGCGTAGGTGGTACCTATAGCCCCGTAGCTACTGCTAAACTAAATCCGAGAATCAAAATGACGATAACGGTCTAACACTCTCTGAGAAGAACCATGAGGATCCTGATCTGAACTAAAAGGGCCTCATCCAGAGTGTCCATCCTCGAATGCCCTTTTAACTAGATCTCATCTGATATTTATGTTGAGTAAGTATACACACATGCGATATGCGTTACATCTACATAATAATTTGATTTCGCTTGAGATTAATATAGATATTATGGCGTATAATAATCACATCAATTATGAGACGAACATAAATGGTTATTAAAGTGTAAGGGCATGCAAAGTCCCACTGACGCTGAGTAATTAATTACTACAAAGTTATTCCATCGCCACAATTCCACAATATACATTTCGTGTGCATGCGATTCACATTCCACGTCAGCATATTCTACGTCACACGTGTCGCCATATTATTCTAAATTAGGAATTTCATACTTGTTTCACCAATCCACTTTCCGGGTCCCACTCTCTCACTCTCCACTTCGCATGGAAACTCTCCTTCTCCACCGCTCGTCACCGGCGGCGGTGGCGGCGATACCTAACCCGAACCCGAAACGTCCCTGCTGCTCCTCCGCTTCCGGCCTAAACCCTAGTTTCACCACCAGTTCGAACACTTCCAAATCAAATATCGATGTCGACGTGCTATTGGAATCGTTTCTCGGCCTCTCTGAATCGTCCATTGACCTATCCTTCGATCGAATTCTCAGTTTCAAAGCTTCCTATTCGGAGCAGGATGATGTGATAGACCGCGCACTTCAATTAGGATCTGCACTTGTTGAAGCAGGCAGACGATCGGCTCGCAAGCGCGCTTCCATGCATAACGGCGTCGTTTGGGCACTTCCTTCCGATCTAACTATAAAAGTTAGGCTCAATTTATTTATATCCTTAATTGTTACAAATCTTATACGGCTTATGCTCGTCTTTGCTTGTTTTTTTCTTCCTGATGTTCCTAAATTTTGTTCTCTAATTTGTTTCTGTTTTATTGTTATTAGTAATTGATTTTGTTGCTGCTTGGTTTTTCTTAATTCTCTTGTTTTGAGGCTGATTATAAGTTTTAAATGTGTATAGTTTGCGTGTTTACTTCAGCTTATTTCGTGTGTGTATAGAATTATCCTAATAGACGAATTATTTGAGAGCTGTTTGGTTTCAGTAGTTGGTGACTTGGTGTGTACATGTAATCGTGTAAATTGTTCATATAGTTCTGTAGTATCGGTGAGTATGATCGCTCTTGTTTGGTCTCTATACTCTACTACCTACGCAAGTCCCTAATCCTAGTGCAAGAATTGGATGCTTTTGTAACGTGCTTTAGTTTCATTGTTTGAAATTTGAGGTCTATATTGTTGATAAATGCACTCAGATGTGTGGTTATGCttgatatttttctataaatGAGTTCATATAGAGTTGAATGCATATAACGTAGTATGGGATTGAAGCATGGTTGTTGTAGTTGCTTGAAATTTCTCTGTATTCGCGGAATTACCAATACTTGTTTATTATTGTGCATATACATATTCAAGCATATGTTTACAATGAATTGGTGATGAATATTGTTGATGGTAATGTGTTGGATATTCTGGATTGTCGTGTATTGTTTTATGGATGGAAGCAATCTATggttatgaaaataatagtattaTGTTTTGGTGGCTAATCTTTTGTACAGGTGTTCTCATTACTTGACACACAAAGTTTGTGTTATGCTGCGGCCGCATGTTCCTTTTTCCAAAATTGTGCCGCGGACCCTGCATGCTACGTTGATATTGACTTGATCACAGTGGTTCCGAGAGTCAATAATGCTGTTGTGGCAACAATGGTTCAGCGTGCTGGAAAAGTGCCTCAGTAAGAGACACTGTGCTTTCATTCTCAAAAAATGGAGAGTCCCCATGCATCATAAACTTCagtctttttccttttcttttttcttgcgTACAATAAACCGTTGTGGTTCGTCCCTTCCCCAAACCTTgcgcatagcaggagctttagcACATTGGGCTgccccttttttatttcttttggtttcTTAAAGACTAATCTCGTTATAGCCCTGAACAAGAATAGTGAATTGAATATACTGAAAAATACTGTTTTCACTTTAGCAGTACAGAGTAGACTCATGGATACATGTGGATTTAGGTCTTACACGTGAAAATGTACCATGAGAGAGTTAGTAAAGGATggtaattatcttatttttggtgGATCTTTCAAAGAACATTCTTTTTGAATGCAAGAAGTGTAAAACTCTAGATGCTATTCATCTTGACCTCAGGAGGCTATTATACATACGAGAATAAATTGGTCTTTGCACTGGTGTACAAACACTGACTTTACCGAGTGCAGGTCTCTTAAGCTGGGCTGTGTACCTGGGCCGCTTGCTTCATCATCGGGTTCGTCTCAACCATTGGTAAATTGTATAAGGAAATCTACAGATACTGCACGGTTCTCATGGAATGATAAGAGGTCCAGGCAGGGGAAAGAGTCTTCTATTCTTACACGGTCTTGCCTGGCACCTCTGAGTGCTAATGGTGAAAGTACTCCAGGGTATTACTCCATACTTGGGAAATCGGTGTTGTGTGATTTTATATATTGATTTCTGTGTATTATATATTGGTAAATACTACTCAAGTTAATATCTGGTGATTTCTGTTTAATAACGAGCTGCGATGATAAGTGTTTCTTTACTTTGCTTTCTTGCAAATTAAGGGCTTGCTTGAGAAGGTTGCACCTGTACAATATTG
The Capsicum annuum cultivar UCD-10X-F1 chromosome 6, UCD10Xv1.1, whole genome shotgun sequence DNA segment above includes these coding regions:
- the LOC107875265 gene encoding F-box protein At4g02760 isoform X3 — protein: METLLLHRSSPAAVAAIPNPNPKRPCCSSASGLNPSFTTSSNTSKSNIDVDVLLESFLGLSESSIDLSFDRILSFKASYSEQDDVIDRALQLGSALVEAGRRSARKRASMHNGVVWALPSDLTIKVFSLLDTQSLCYAAAACSFFQNCAADPACYVDIDLITVVPRVNNAVVATMVQRAGKVPQSLKLGCVPGPLASSSGSSQPLVNCIRKSTDTARFSWNDKRSRQGKESSILTRSCLAPLSANGESTPGACLRRLHLYNIERLDSTSLTAALSACPSLLDLEIVGLNVESRQTLESISTFCPLIERIFFESSKTGRDDSLKLPTCNDLVNNCPHLSSLSLRGFRLHDYKARVLIKGFRKLRNLGGGSASGSLLQVLILRDCMHLKEVEVARFLEAVLAGDFGHLNYLDISNREGLVSEGDRNHRCYSPSFIPVARLLDERPNLCVLAEFPLEGSFNDIEFDSGDMDSEMNLPSHLIMSTSDSSASFMSISESSYSSDPSSGSDDSSSGYDESSDDVDHVSI